The genomic DNA CAGGGGCGGGCAATTCACAGAATTTTCAGGGTAAAGATAAGCGCAAGAAGGGGGAAATGTCAGGCCATATAGAATATACTGAAAGAAACGAGGGGGCAGCTGGAGACACTTCGGGCCGAGGTTCAGCAAGCTTCCTCCGACCTGGAAAGGGTATCAGGTGATACCCTGGTATCATGAACAGAAAACGAAGCGGGGTACCGGATGAAAAGATTTATCTCTTCACTATTTATTCTCATCAGTATGATATTCATGCTCTTCTCCGGCGGACAGACCGAGTCTCTGCCTTCGGATGCTGAATCATCCGCCTCCGTCTGGGTAGAAGAGGAGGTTCTCAATCCCGAGGATCTCGAGTTTGGTGATCTCTTTATGGGGCTGCACTATACCGCGAAACCCATCGATCTGGATGAAGAGACCTACCGGCTGACAGTCACCGGCAAGGTGGACAAACCGCTCTCCCTCTCCCTGGCTGAGGTAAAGGCCCTGGCCACTGTCGATATACGGGTACGGCTGGTCTGTCCAGGCTATTTTACCGATGAAGGGGTCTGGAGCGGCGTTCTTGTAAGGACACTTCTTAAGGAGGCCGGGATCAGGGATGATGCCAAAACGGTAATATTCGCCGTACCCGATGAGAGCTACCGTACCCGGTTTCCTGTTGAACGCGCCACTGCGGACGACTTCCTGGTCGCCTGGGCTTTCGAAGGAGAGACCCTGCATCGGGTTCACGGTTTTCCCCTCAGACTGGTGGCCGGCGATACCGAGGGCAGCAACTGGGTCAAGTGGCTGCAGATAATACGGGTCGAGTAGTAGTTTGCCCCGGACACATATTCCGGTAATAATGTTCCTGATGGTGGATCTGTTACGTATTTTCATTACCGTTTTGAAGTAGCCATCGAATAAGTCCGCGAAACAGAACAGTACCGATTTTTTCTTTCGGCCCCCCGGCTTCGCCGTCGGGCCTGCTCCGGGGTTCGCGGCCTGTTTGCCGGGCTACTTCGTGCGCCCGGCGGGCCGCTTCCGTCCTGACGGACCCGGGCTTCCGCCCGGCCCTCCGCGTCCCTGGGGCGAGTGAAGCCTTCGGTAATCTCTCCGCTGGTAAACATATAAAAAATACTATATAAAACCGGTTTTTTCGTTCACCCGGGGGTATCTTTATATCTGACAAGAAATATCAGATTAAGGAGCATACTATGAAGAAACTTGCATTGATTACAGGATTGGTAGTTCTCGCAGCGGCGGCCGTCTTCGCCGGAGGTGCAGCGGAGCAGGTGGAGGTCTCGGGTACCGTTATTTCGATAGATACAGAGGTGAACGGGTCTCCCTACGTCACTCTCAATACATCCGACGGCGAATATCGGGTCCGTATGTCTCAGAATGAGATGGATCGTCTCGGACTGGCGGTAGGCGACGAGCTCACGGTCCGCGGCGAGATGGAGAGTGAGGACGACAGCCTCGAAATTGAGGTTAAGACCGTGATTCGGGACGGCGAAGAGTTCATTCTCGACGATGACGACGACGATGATAACGACGATGATAACGATGACTACGATGACGATGACGATGGCGACGACGATGATAACGATGACTACGATGACGATGGCGACAATGATGACGATGATGATGATGATGATGATGATGATGATGATGATGATGATGATGATGATGACGATGATGACGATGATGATGACGATGATGATGATGACGATGACGATGACGACAACGACGATGACGACTGATCGGTAATCTCGGGTCCCCGTTTTGCGACAGCCGCCCCTTGAAGGCGGCTGTCGTGTTTTTAGTTTCCCCTCATAAAGCCTCCAGCCTTAGGCGTTCGATATTCGGGCGATCCGGGCGGTGGTCAGGACCTGACGCAACAGGCACAGGTAACAATCAAGAAAGGTGTTCATGCCTGGCGCCCCTGAAGCGG from Marispirochaeta aestuarii includes the following:
- a CDS encoding molybdopterin-dependent oxidoreductase, producing the protein MKRFISSLFILISMIFMLFSGGQTESLPSDAESSASVWVEEEVLNPEDLEFGDLFMGLHYTAKPIDLDEETYRLTVTGKVDKPLSLSLAEVKALATVDIRVRLVCPGYFTDEGVWSGVLVRTLLKEAGIRDDAKTVIFAVPDESYRTRFPVERATADDFLVAWAFEGETLHRVHGFPLRLVAGDTEGSNWVKWLQIIRVE